One stretch of Campylobacter sp. CNRCH_2014_0184h DNA includes these proteins:
- a CDS encoding ATP-binding cassette domain-containing protein, whose protein sequence is MIEISNLNLSFKDKILLKDVNLNLEDGKALAIMGKSGAGKSLLLKSMIKLFDKHYKLNAQKFQIDQKDILKLKEKELNALRVKINLLFQDVYGSFYPLVDIGSYFNIVLKTHTNLTTKEIKEKAFYYFECLGLKNHDLLWHSFIYQLSGGMARRIQIALALLSEAKYLLCDEITSSLDRANEEKIIAILKELKTQFKNLIFIMHDINLAKELCDEVAIIEDKTLLYQMPMKEFLSNPKGTFAKELLELYENENVFRS, encoded by the coding sequence ATGATAGAAATTTCAAATCTTAACCTTAGCTTTAAAGATAAAATCTTACTAAAGGATGTAAATCTTAATTTAGAAGATGGTAAAGCTTTGGCTATCATGGGTAAAAGTGGAGCAGGAAAAAGCTTACTTTTAAAAAGCATGATTAAGCTTTTTGATAAACACTATAAGCTTAATGCGCAAAAATTTCAGATAGATCAAAAAGATATTTTAAAATTAAAAGAAAAAGAACTAAATGCCTTAAGAGTTAAGATAAATTTGCTTTTTCAAGATGTTTATGGGAGTTTTTATCCTCTTGTTGATATAGGAAGTTATTTTAATATAGTTTTAAAAACTCATACTAATTTAACCACAAAAGAGATTAAAGAAAAGGCCTTTTATTATTTTGAGTGCTTAGGGCTTAAAAATCATGATCTTTTGTGGCATTCTTTTATATATCAGTTAAGTGGTGGTATGGCAAGACGCATTCAAATAGCGCTAGCTTTGTTAAGCGAGGCTAAGTATTTATTGTGTGATGAGATTACAAGTTCTCTTGATAGAGCTAATGAAGAAAAAATCATCGCTATTTTAAAAGAGCTAAAAACGCAATTTAAAAATCTCATTTTCATCATGCATGATATAAATTTAGCTAAAGAGCTTTGCGATGAGGTGGCCATCATAGAAGATAAAACTTTGCTTTATCAAATGCCTATGAAAGAATTTTTAAGCAATCCAAAAGGAACTTTTGCAAAAGAATTGCTAGAACTTTATGAGAATGAAAATGTTTTTAGAAGTTAA
- a CDS encoding ABC transporter permease: protein MFKRLLWAFFLMIFASFLCFVMIYHAKGSVVFASVPQGTSIKIKEEIERNLNLDKPLLEQYENWLFNAMKGDFSYSLISGEKVSEILKEKLPYTIILGSLAFLVLFMLSLVLALFCVLYKNSFLDKFITFSTMSFFALPAFSLSLMLILVFAVFFKLFPSSAIADIGFEDDVLNRLWHLFLPVCALVLSHLAVFVRFIRTSLIDSLNQSFIESAFARGLSKTRIYLHFVLKDAFGSILAYFGASFVSFLMGTYIVESVFSYEGVGNLVIKSILFKDYPVVLAVVIFSILVVVLVNLIVEIICKMINPRFTNA from the coding sequence ATTTTTAAACGCCTTTTATGGGCGTTTTTTTTGATGATTTTTGCAAGTTTTTTATGCTTTGTGATGATTTATCATGCTAAAGGAAGCGTGGTTTTTGCTAGCGTGCCTCAAGGAACTAGTATTAAAATAAAAGAAGAAATCGAGCGTAATTTAAATTTAGACAAGCCCTTATTAGAGCAGTATGAAAATTGGCTTTTTAATGCCATGAAAGGCGACTTTTCCTACTCTTTAATCAGTGGAGAAAAAGTTAGTGAGATTTTAAAAGAAAAACTTCCCTATACCATCATACTAGGGAGTTTAGCTTTTTTGGTGCTTTTTATGTTATCTTTGGTTTTAGCACTTTTTTGTGTTCTTTATAAAAATAGTTTTTTAGATAAATTTATTACCTTTTCAACGATGAGTTTTTTTGCATTGCCTGCTTTTTCTTTATCGCTAATGCTTATTTTGGTTTTTGCTGTATTTTTTAAGCTTTTTCCAAGTTCGGCTATTGCAGATATTGGCTTTGAAGATGATGTGCTTAATCGTTTGTGGCATTTGTTTTTACCAGTATGTGCTTTAGTGCTTTCGCATTTAGCTGTTTTTGTGCGTTTTATAAGGACAAGTTTGATTGATAGTTTAAATCAAAGCTTTATAGAAAGTGCTTTTGCAAGAGGGCTTAGCAAAACAAGAATTTATTTGCACTTTGTGTTAAAAGATGCTTTTGGTTCTATACTTGCGTATTTTGGTGCTTCTTTTGTGAGTTTTTTAATGGGAACTTATATAGTAGAAAGTGTGTTTTCTTATGAGGGCGTGGGAAATTTAGTGATTAAAAGCATATTGTTTAAAGATTATCCTGTGGTGCTAGCTGTGGTGATTTTTAGCATTTTAGTAGTGGTGCTTGTAAATTTGATCGTAGAAATAATTTGCAAGATGATTAATCCAAGGTTTACTAATGCGTAA
- a CDS encoding ABC transporter permease, producing MRKFCVMMILLSFILALFAPLISSYDPNLVDLSKAKIAPNLNHIFGTDLLGRDVFTRILYALRVSLFVGVMAAFFSVLFACAYVFLTRFFAYAFFARVLDMLLALPSLLVIMFFQSFLAGSLWSMIFIIALGHFAFVAKVLDTQLNKFQKLEFYQNAIILGSSKMKALFSELLPACWNLLFVLFVLNIAHAITSEATLSFFGLGVELWTPSLGNMLNEASKAVFLGFWWMIVFPVAFILMLILPLLALGNDLQEEIKA from the coding sequence ATGCGTAAGTTTTGTGTGATGATGATTTTGCTAAGTTTTATTTTAGCACTTTTTGCACCTTTAATAAGTTCTTATGATCCAAATTTAGTGGATTTAAGTAAGGCTAAAATAGCCCCAAATTTAAATCATATTTTTGGTACAGATTTACTTGGTAGGGATGTTTTTACACGTATTTTATACGCCTTGCGTGTTTCTTTATTTGTAGGGGTAATGGCAGCATTTTTTAGTGTGCTTTTTGCTTGTGCTTATGTGTTTTTAACAAGATTTTTTGCTTATGCTTTTTTTGCTAGGGTGCTTGATATGCTTTTAGCGCTACCTTCTTTGCTTGTGATTATGTTTTTTCAAAGCTTTTTAGCAGGATCTTTGTGGAGTATGATTTTTATCATCGCTTTGGGGCATTTTGCTTTTGTGGCAAAAGTGCTTGATACCCAACTGAATAAATTTCAAAAACTTGAGTTTTATCAAAATGCTATCATTTTAGGTTCTAGCAAGATGAAAGCTTTATTTAGTGAACTTTTGCCTGCTTGTTGGAATTTGCTTTTTGTGCTTTTTGTTTTAAATATTGCTCATGCTATTACAAGCGAAGCCACTTTGAGTTTTTTTGGTTTGGGCGTAGAGCTTTGGACTCCAAGTTTAGGAAATATGCTAAATGAAGCAAGCAAGGCTGTGTTTTTAGGATTTTGGTGGATGATAGTTTTTCCAGTAGCCTTTATACTTATGCTTATTTTGCCTTTGCTTGCTTTGGGTAATGATTTACAAGAAGAGATTAAAGCATGA
- a CDS encoding ABC transporter substrate-binding protein translates to MLRFFLMLFCALNLFAATPKDTIVIAVENEPERINPLFSEDHDVAIALVFSGLTRFDENMNLAPDLASSWKVSKDGLVYEFTLRDDVLWHDGVKFSAKDVEFSINALKDEKLNSPSKVNFDAVKEVKIIDDYHLSITLSKPFPAFLDALSVGILPKHLLEKENLNTTKFNQMPIGTGSYKLKQWKKGQYMILEANENYHLAKVKTPKLILKHIKDPSISAIELKNGSIDVALVDFALASNFENDKNFKMLIEPSADYRALMFNLNHEFLKDQNVRLALNYAIDKQAIINSLLHSFGKVANHPLEKSWANPKEFASYAYDIKKANELLAKAGFVKNKNGILEKNGKEFSFEMYAMSEDPLRVALVNILQSEFLKLGIKAKAVAKPSGSFDYTKIDSFLVGWGSPYDPDFHTFRVFASSQDSALNSSGWNFGHYQNAKVDEALTKARNSLDINERKKHYKEFIDALQDDPAFLFIAYIDYPLVFAKNIQGIKPHILGHHGVGFTWNAYEWSKN, encoded by the coding sequence ATGTTGCGATTTTTTTTAATGCTTTTTTGTGCTTTAAATCTTTTTGCTGCTACGCCAAAAGATACGATTGTTATAGCAGTGGAGAATGAACCAGAGCGTATTAATCCGCTTTTTAGTGAAGATCACGATGTGGCGATTGCTCTTGTGTTTTCAGGGCTTACGCGCTTTGATGAAAATATGAATCTAGCGCCTGATCTTGCTAGTTCTTGGAAAGTTAGCAAGGATGGGCTTGTTTATGAATTTACTTTAAGAGATGATGTGTTATGGCATGATGGGGTTAAATTTAGTGCTAAAGATGTAGAATTTAGTATAAATGCTTTAAAAGATGAGAAGTTAAACTCGCCTTCAAAAGTAAATTTTGATGCGGTTAAAGAAGTAAAAATCATCGATGATTATCACTTGTCTATCACACTTTCAAAGCCTTTTCCTGCATTTTTAGATGCTTTGAGTGTAGGGATTTTACCAAAACACTTGCTTGAAAAAGAAAATTTAAATACCACTAAATTTAATCAAATGCCTATAGGAACAGGATCATATAAGCTAAAGCAATGGAAAAAAGGTCAATACATGATCTTAGAGGCAAATGAAAATTATCATTTAGCTAAAGTAAAAACACCAAAACTCATACTAAAACACATTAAAGATCCAAGTATTAGTGCTATTGAGCTTAAAAATGGTTCTATTGATGTGGCTTTGGTTGATTTTGCTCTAGCTTCAAATTTTGAAAATGATAAAAACTTTAAAATGCTTATAGAACCTTCAGCTGATTACCGTGCTTTGATGTTTAATCTTAATCATGAGTTTTTAAAAGATCAAAATGTGCGTTTAGCGCTAAATTACGCTATTGATAAACAAGCTATTATAAATTCACTTTTGCATTCTTTTGGAAAGGTGGCAAATCATCCTTTAGAAAAATCATGGGCAAATCCTAAAGAATTTGCAAGTTATGCTTATGATATAAAAAAAGCAAATGAGCTTTTAGCAAAAGCAGGCTTTGTGAAAAACAAAAATGGCATTTTAGAAAAAAATGGCAAAGAATTTAGCTTTGAAATGTATGCTATGAGTGAAGATCCGCTAAGAGTGGCTTTGGTAAATATCTTACAAAGTGAGTTTTTAAAACTTGGCATAAAAGCAAAAGCAGTAGCTAAGCCAAGTGGAAGTTTTGATTATACGAAAATTGATAGTTTTTTAGTGGGTTGGGGTAGTCCTTATGATCCTGATTTTCACACCTTTAGAGTTTTTGCAAGCTCTCAAGATAGTGCTTTAAACTCAAGTGGATGGAATTTTGGCCATTATCAAAATGCTAAAGTTGATGAAGCTTTAACAAAGGCTAGAAATTCGCTTGATATAAATGAAAGAAAAAAACACTATAAAGAATTTATTGATGCATTACAAGATGATCCTGCGTTTTTATTTATAGCTTATATTGATTATCCTTTAGTTTTTGCTAAAAATATCCAAGGTATAAAACCTCACATTTTAGGTCATCATGGAGTAGGTTTTACTTGGAATGCTTATGAGTGGAGCAAAAATTAG
- a CDS encoding ATP-binding cassette domain-containing protein has protein sequence MFLEVKNLSKSYKFKKHWYLKEEEIFVFKDVSFALNQNENLLLCGESGSGKSTLAKILCMLERANTGEVLFENENILNLDFNTQRKLRQKIQYVFQDQKLALNPYKSTKRLLLDVYENFKLKPDFEELFKLFDAFELEKDILNLKPSKLSGGQSQRLGLIRALLLRPKLLILDEITAALDVVTAYKILNYLHAFQKMHDITYIFISHQEKILQDICHKKVFL, from the coding sequence ATGTTTTTAGAAGTTAAAAATTTAAGCAAATCTTATAAATTTAAAAAACACTGGTATTTAAAAGAAGAAGAAATTTTTGTTTTTAAAGATGTGAGTTTTGCTTTAAATCAAAATGAAAATTTATTGCTTTGTGGGGAAAGTGGTAGTGGTAAAAGCACTCTAGCTAAAATTCTTTGTATGCTTGAACGAGCAAATACTGGAGAAGTTTTGTTTGAAAATGAAAATATATTAAATTTAGATTTTAATACTCAAAGAAAATTACGCCAAAAAATTCAATATGTTTTCCAAGATCAAAAGCTAGCTTTAAATCCTTACAAAAGCACTAAAAGACTTTTACTTGATGTATATGAAAATTTTAAACTTAAGCCCGATTTTGAAGAGCTTTTTAAACTTTTTGATGCTTTTGAACTTGAAAAAGATATTTTAAATTTAAAACCCTCTAAGTTAAGTGGTGGTCAAAGTCAAAGATTAGGTTTGATTAGAGCTTTGCTTTTAAGGCCAAAATTACTTATTTTAGATGAAATCACAGCAGCGCTTGATGTAGTAACTGCTTATAAAATTTTAAACTATTTGCACGCTTTTCAAAAAATGCATGATATTACTTATATATTTATTTCTCATCAAGAAAAAATCTTACAAGATATATGCCATAAAAAAGTGTTTTTATAA